From a single Candidatus Binatia bacterium genomic region:
- a CDS encoding IS630 family transposase, translated as MARLMPLGAVHPIFVSLVKDALLASTTVAGKPIEIWFQDEARVGQKGTHAYVWAPVGSCPLMVRDNRHDSVYLYGAICPARGVGAAIIMPAANTEGMNEHLKEISTQVAPGAHCLLLCDGAGWHQAGEKLHLPDNITLLKLPPYAPELNSMENVWEYLRANKLCNLVWDTYDAIVEACRKAWRFLIEDPDRIRSIGTREWASVSG; from the coding sequence ATGGCACGGCTGATGCCGTTGGGGGCCGTCCACCCCATCTTCGTCAGCCTGGTAAAGGACGCGCTGCTCGCCAGCACCACCGTCGCTGGCAAGCCGATCGAAATCTGGTTTCAGGACGAAGCCCGTGTCGGCCAGAAGGGCACGCACGCCTATGTCTGGGCGCCGGTTGGTTCGTGCCCGCTCATGGTGCGCGATAACCGCCATGACTCCGTCTATCTCTACGGTGCGATCTGCCCCGCCCGTGGTGTGGGCGCCGCCATCATCATGCCCGCGGCCAACACCGAGGGTATGAACGAGCATCTCAAGGAAATCAGCACCCAGGTCGCCCCGGGCGCCCACTGCCTGCTGCTCTGCGATGGCGCTGGCTGGCATCAGGCTGGCGAGAAGCTCCATCTGCCAGACAACATCACGCTGCTGAAACTGCCGCCCTACGCGCCCGAATTGAACTCGATGGAAAACGTCTGGGAGTATCTGCGCGCCAACAAGCTCTGCAACCTCGTCTGGGACACTTACGATGCGATCGTCGAGGCTTGCCGAAAGGCCTGGAGGTTCCTGATAGAAGACCCAGATCGGATAAGGTCAATCGGAACACGCGAGTGGGCATCGGTCAGTGGTTAG